The stretch of DNA GACGTGGTCGTCGGCCCAGGCTGCGTGCTCAACGGCGACGTCCGCCTCGGTGCGGGCACGCGCCTCGTCGCAGGCGTCTACATCCAGGGCCCGTTCATCGCAGGCGAACGCAACATCATCTACCCCGGCGCCTGCCTCGGCTATCCGGGGCAGGACCTCAAGTACAACCCCGACCACCCCGGCGCGGGCGTCCGCCTCGGCGATGACAACATCATCCGCGAACACGTCACCATCCACCGCGCCACCAACGACGACCACCCCACCACCATCGGCAACCACGCCTTCTTCATGGTCCACGCACACGTCGGCCACGACTGCCGCGTCGACGACCATGTCATGATCGTCAACGGCTCGATGCTCGGCGGACACGTCGAAGTCCACGACCACGCCATCATCTCAGGCAACGTCGGCGTCCACCAGTTCTCCCGCATCGGCCGCCTGACCATGATCGCAGGCAACACCGGCATCTCACACGACATCCCCCCCTTCTGCACCGTCTCACACCGCAAACGCGTCGGCGGACTCAACATCGTCGGCCTCCGACGGGCGGGCCTCCGCGAACACGTCGCGCCGCTCCGCGAAGCCTTCCGCATCTTCTACCGACAGGGTCACACCAAACCCGTCGCCATCGAAAAAATCGAGATGACAATCGCCGACGATCCGCTCGTCCGCGAGTTCGCCGACTTCATCAAAGCCAGCAAACGCGGCATCACGCCCTACGGCTACTGGCGGAAAGACGACCCGGAACTGCAGTAGTCGGCCGCGCTGCCCGCTCACCCTCAAGCCGATCCAGCGCCGCCGCCGTCCATGCCGCCACACCCCACACCGCCGCCACCACCGCCACCCCCGCGAACACCGCCACCAACGGTTCCACCGGATAGCGATAGCGGTAAAACCACGGAAACGTCACCGCGTAAGGCAACGCAAACACCGCCACCCACGCCACCATCAACCACACCCGCGCATCCCACCGCACGAGCAGCAGCCCCGCCAGCGCCAGCACCATGACCGCCCCCGGCAGCCGCCAGTTGCTCCAGAAAAACCCCGTCAACTTCCGCACGCTCAGCTCGGCCGTCAGCAGCGGATAGCTGAGCATGAACCGCTTGCTCTGCGCGGTGTACAGCGCGTCTCGCTGCGCTTCGTTCATCGTCGCATACTCAGGCGGCGCTTCCTGCTCCACCACCGCCCGGGCATGGGCCGTCAATTCAGCCCGAGCCTGCTCGTCACGACGCACGCGATCCAGCGCCTCCGCCAGCGACGCGGCACGCCAAGGCGGCGCGGCCGTCGGTGCGTCTGTAAACCGCACGCCCGGCCGATAGGTCTGCACCACCATCGGATTGCCCATGTGCACGATCTGCCCCAGCCCATTGCGCACCGGTACCAGCTCGCCGAACGTCGCGTAGTTCCGCAATGTCCAAGGCGACACCACCAGCACCGTCGCCGCCGCCAGCGCAAACGCCGGCCGCCAC from Phycisphaerales bacterium AB-hyl4 encodes:
- the lpxA gene encoding acyl-ACP--UDP-N-acetylglucosamine O-acyltransferase is translated as MPDIHPTAHVDPQAQLADDVVVGPGCVLNGDVRLGAGTRLVAGVYIQGPFIAGERNIIYPGACLGYPGQDLKYNPDHPGAGVRLGDDNIIREHVTIHRATNDDHPTTIGNHAFFMVHAHVGHDCRVDDHVMIVNGSMLGGHVEVHDHAIISGNVGVHQFSRIGRLTMIAGNTGISHDIPPFCTVSHRKRVGGLNIVGLRRAGLREHVAPLREAFRIFYRQGHTKPVAIEKIEMTIADDPLVREFADFIKASKRGITPYGYWRKDDPELQ
- a CDS encoding glycosyltransferase family 39 protein, which produces MLDRARLRTLEPPAWALWGVLMIGLLTKWTRSPLAWVVVLVALATLADLWVLSGRWMYVRGYEVEWIARGLAGGHGFSFPGNHQWLFAHETGDPEQYFATAWQAPLYPAWVALWLRLLGEGGLLVVMVGQVLAVRATCVLVYVLGRRLFTPTVGLAGAAVLTLLPHSHVMGTGQVGSAAAAGLLVTLSALMGLWCMDRPSVRRAAVWGALLGVTALVYAGTQLLAPAAAVVLLWRGWGGGRAGERGDGDRSRWAWRPAFALAAATVLVVSPWTLRNYATFGELVPVRNGLGQIVHMGNPMVVQTYRPGVRFTDAPTAAPPWRAASLAEALDRVRRDEQARAELTAHARAVVEQEAPPEYATMNEAQRDALYTAQSKRFMLSYPLLTAELSVRKLTGFFWSNWRLPGAVMVLALAGLLLVRWDARVWLMVAWVAVFALPYAVTFPWFYRYRYPVEPLVAVFAGVAVVAAVWGVAAWTAAALDRLEGERAARPTTAVPGRLSASSRRA